In Primulina eburnea isolate SZY01 chromosome 3, ASM2296580v1, whole genome shotgun sequence, one DNA window encodes the following:
- the LOC140827260 gene encoding uncharacterized protein → MITFLKFEEGCQFAPYISKDDTEKGEHFLRGLRAEIKRDVRMSKATTYKEIVEKALMAEQDEKEIGIERQLRRQSFPPKSHSSSQGWKGGFKGKGKEEHRAKAPMIIPASLTTDKPLCPKCSKHHKGECLVGSNKCFKCGTTGHIAINCLQIAGKGKVQGRIFTMTKEGINPDSSVISGTILISGKTAITLIDIGATHSFMSEIFLRSLNVVSSYEPLHYSILLPSGDELWPSSILKGCTVQVDEKIYFADIIIIPMVAFDVIFGMDWLSSYRAVIDCVAKTVQFFNIQAW, encoded by the coding sequence ATGATTACATTCTTAAAATTTGAAGAGGGCTGTCAATTTGCCCCTTACATTTCTAAAGATGATACAGAAAAGGGTGAGCACTTCTTGAGGGGTTTAAGAGCGGAGATCAAGCGAGATGTAAGGATGTCCAAAGCTACAACATATAAAGAAATTGTGGAGAAGGCACTTATGGcagagcaggatgagaaggagaTTGGGATCGAGAGGCAATTAAGAAGACAAAGTTTTCCACCTAAGAGCCATAGTTCAAGTCAAGGTTGGAAGGGAGGATTTAAAGGAAAAGGGAAGGAGGAACATAGGGCCAAAGCTCCTATGATTATTCCTGCATCTCTTACAACAGATAAACCATTGTGTCCAAAGTGTAGTAAACATCACAAAGGTGAATGCTTGGTGGGTAGTAACAAATGCTTTAAGTGTGGAACTACCGGACATATTGCAATAAATTGTCTTCAGATAGCTGGGAAAGGAAAAGTACAAGGACGTATCTTTACCATGACAAAGGAAGGTATAAATCCTGATTCTTCTGTTATATCAGGTACTATATTAATTTCAGGCAAGACCGCTATTACATTGATTGACATTGGTGCTACGCATTCCTTTATGTCTGAAATTTTCTTGCGCTCCTTGAATGTTGTTTCATCTTATGAACCCCTCCACTATAGTATTTTGTTGCCATCGGGAGACGAATTATGGCCTTCTAGTATTCTTAAAGGTTGTACAGTACAAGTGGATGAGAAAATCTATTTTGctgatattattattatcccCATGGTGGCGTTTGATGTTATTTTTGGAATGGACTGGCTATCTTCATATCGTGCCGTTATTGACTGCGTGGCTAAAACGGTGCAATTTTTTAATatccaagcctggtga